The genome window TGTAGTCCTTTTTTTCGAAAAGTAGGTTACTTAAATTTTCATATTAACTTTACCGGTAACATCCTTCGTCCATAATTTGTTGCTTGTGTTCTTTTTAGGGACTCACCCAACATAagataaaatgacaaaaaaaaaacaaattttgaatttgatgCCAAAAAATTTCTGATAAGGTCTATGATCTATGAAATTCACTATAATTTGCTAATGTATCTATTCTTGATATTGTAGGCTATGCTGAGGTGATTCTTAGAAGCAGACATCAAACCAAACCATCACCATGAAGTTCATTCATTATTCTAGTTTCCTTCATCTATTTGTGTTATGTATCCTGTTCATCATTTTGACCATCTTCATCGTAATGGCTGGTGCATTTGGCCCAGGCATGTGGCAGAAATTTGACCCTTACTCAGCGTATGGGAAGTGGCCTACCATACTGATGTACATCATGAGATTTCTGACCCTTGTACCACTGCCTTTATCTATATGTAACTTCCTAGGAGTAGTAATGTTCAATACATTCCCAGAAAAACCCAAAGTAAAATCCTCCACACTCTTTGGACCATTCCTCTGCTTCAGAGTGGTAACCAGAGGCACTTTTCCAGAATTAGTTAGGAAGAATGTGAGTCGGAATATAGCCATATGTTCTGAACTTGGtcttgataattttattttcgaGGTAGTGACTGACACGGGTATTAACCTAACAAAGTCGTCCCGTACCCGGGAGGTGGTTGTGCCAGCAGGGTATCAGTCGGTGAAGGGATGTCTATACAAAGCTAGAGCTCTCCAGTACTGTCTAGAGGACAACGTAAATGTTCTCTCCGATTCTGACTGGATCATCCACTTGGATGAGGAAACATTGCTAACAGAATCGTGTGTTATAGgaattatcaatttcataaaTGACGGCGACTACAGTTTTGGTCAGGGAGTTATCACATATGCCAACGAAGAAATTGTTTGTTGGATCACAACTATTGCCGATTTAGTCCGAGTTGGAGTGGACTACGGAATCATCAGATACACTCTAAAATACTTACATAAACCATTATTCAGCTGGAAAGGCAGTTATGTGGTGGCAAACGTTGCAGCAGAAAGAAAAATCACTTTTGATTTTGGAACCGAAGGCAGCATTGCAGAGGACTGTTTCTTTGCTTTGAGTGCTTGGCGAGAGGGATACAAGTTTGGTTTCATTGAAGGCGAAATGTGGGAGAAGAGTACATTTTCCTGCATGGACTTCATTCGTCAACGTAAGCGTTGGGTGCAAGGCATCATCATGGTTCTTCTAAGTCGTCAAATTCCTGCCAGGAACAAGTTTGGTATCTCCGTCATGGTTCTTAGTTGGCTTGTTATGCCAATCACGGTACCAAATCTTGTTCTCGTACCATTGTGCCCTCTACCCATGCCAAACATCATCAACTTCCTGTGTGGATTTATGGGGGGAGTAATGCTCTTCCTGTTCGTATTCGGAGCAGTAAAATCATTTAACTATCGCCGAACGGGACTGTTGAAATTTCTCTTTCTTTGTATCTGTCCCATCCTTCTTATGCCTGTGTGTATTGTACTAGAGACATGTGCTGTGACTTGGGCTATCATCTCTCAGAAACAGGGAGGATTCCACATTGTCAAAAAGGAAACCAGTCCATCTCGTATAGAAgtgtaacatcactgacatcatTATCACCTGTATTACGTCACTCTGCGTCCTTAACTTTGTGTTGTACTGCAGTTTCCCATGGCAAGCTTTCATATCttatcaaaatgaaatgctGAAGTCCAACGTTCCAAAGACTTTGTCATTTTTGTACACTGTTTATCCAGAATTGTATTTTTGTGGTGTATGCAAATATAATCTCATTATTACACATGATTTTCTCCGTTTCATTGAATGATTATTGATTATATGTTCTCTTGCCTATAATACAAGACAGCTGATCATGATCATCATGACCTACTGTTGTTTTGCTTTAATCAGTACCAGTGACGCAAATTAGCATGAAAATTGGACCTCATGATAATCATGTATGTATGAAGAAAGTctgtaatatacatttgtatgtacattttgccatgaatatcaaaattgttattGTGAACTTTTTTTTCATGATGTTAATTATATAAAGGCCCATTTTCCagagcaaaatttaaatgtttcttaaaaacattaataatataagataatacatattgatggcctaagatgaggtaacaacaccaaacatatgcaagatttaatttcctgcgtaatatatgataactgtggagaGTAATTccactgttttgccgtctggcgcagtgagaGTCAACTACTGCACGGTATTTAGGATGATGGCAGGAAACATAAgatgacccgcgttatgaaaattaacattttattgattttaattaaatttttcagaAGAGACGGTAGgttagtaacttttgcaactctactaaattatttatcttgttttacattaccattttaaaaatcaaaagccgtttcggaaaagTGGTGGGccttaaaaaaagttttacatCATATCTTTTTATGAATCACAAATGTGCCATGCTATAACATGATGATGTGAATTTGTATGCATAAATCTAAGTCCTGAATGCATGTAACCTTGTTTTTTTgtccaatattttaaaagatttaaaatattgtACCTCTTGCCGAGTCTTCAAGAAATGTCCTGAacgtttttatttgtttttggtctgttgacaAGTTTCAGGGTTGTTACATATATTCTTGCCTTCTAGGTATACCAGTTTGGTTGACTTTTACTGAAAGTGATTGAACTTTTGTTTAAAATCTATAGGTTGCCGTTATAACTTAGATTATTAGATATTTTCATTGTGTAGTGTTGTCTGCCCTTAGAAGCATGCATCAGTTGTTATTTCGTTAGAATTTCCTGGTAATAGTCAGCAGTGTGACTTCCCTGAAATACTGTAGTCAGACAACAATAAATCTTTAATAATGAAAGTTAATTTATGGTTCGACAACTGCTTACATAGCCACAGGGACCTGGTAcaaatttttttaaccaacagtatacatatatatatattatagactattagtatcaagggtatgaactctgcggtcgagaaaaacagacttattatatttatatatattattacccaagtcatcaagccataacattgtcaatacttggccaattttgttcatcaagcactcactggaaaaataaattatttctcttcaAGATAAGATATGCGTCAATGGTGTATAgagcccatttattaaaataatcacggttttgaaaaaataggtccgtttttctcgaccgccgagttcatacccttgatactataatatatatatgtatactgttggataaaaattttcgtgccaggtccctgtgtacaTAGCATACTAAATTAAAATACACCAATATATGCCGtttgaatattgttttaaaaggAGCTTTGTAGTTTTTGCTATGAAATCTGCATTAATATATTCTTGTCTGTTGGAGTTACTGCCCCTTGTTTCACTTTGTGGGACTGATATATCTTGCCAGATTCTGATTTAGATAATGTGACCATGTCCAAAGTGTAATTTATAATATGTTATGtgtgtttttaggtcatctgacccgaagggtcaggatgacctatagtcatcatgtttcgtccgtcgtcgtgcgccgtccgccgtgcgccgtccgccgtgcgccgtccgccgtgcgccgtgcgccgtccgccgtgcgttaacttttcacattttgaacttcttctcaagtttgaccagtgggattgagctgaaacttacctgaaatgatcctgagatggtcccgacaaagtgttgttatttttcgggtcgatccgaaatccaagatggccgccacagccgccatcttgaaaacacattttgaacttcttctcaagttctaccggtgcgatttggctgaaacttgcatgaaatgatcctgacatggtcccgacaaagtgttgttatttttcgggtcgatccgaaatccaagatggccgccacaggcgccatcttgaaaacacattttgaacttcttctcaagttctaccggtgcgatttggctgaaacttgcatgaaatgatcctgacatggtcccgacaaagtgttgttatttttcgggtcgatccgaaatccaagatggccgccacagccgccatcttgaaaacacattttaaacttcttctcaagttctaccggtgcgatttggctgaaacttgcatgaaatgatcctgacatggtcccgacaaagtgttgttatttttcgggtcgatccgaaatccaagatggtcgccacaggcgccatcttgaaaacacattttgaacttcttctcaagttctaccggtgcgatttggctgaaacttgcatgaaatgatcctgacatggtcccgacaaagtgttgttatttttcgggtcgatccgaaatccaagatggccgccacagccgccatcttgaaaacacattttgaacttcttctcaagttctaccggtgcgatttggctgaaacttgcatgaaatgatcctgacatggtcatgacaaagtgttgttattatttgggtcgatccgaaatccaagatggccgccacaggcgccatcttgaaaacacattttgaactttctcaagttctactggtgcgatttggctgaaacttgcatgaaatgatcctgacatggtcccgacaaagtgttgttatttttcgggtcgatccgaaatccaagatggccgccacagccgccatcttgaaaacacattttgaacttcttctcaagttctaccggtgcgatttggctgaaacttgcatgaaatgatcctgacatggtcccgacaaagtgttgttatttttcgggtcgatccgaaatccaagatggccgccacagccgccatcttgaaaacacattttgaaattattctcaagttcaactcgtgcgatttggctgaaacttgcatgaaatgatcctgacatggtcccgacaaagtgttgttatttttcgggtcaatccgaaatccaagatgaccggcacatctgccatattgaaaacacattttgaacttcttctcaagttttactggttcgatttggctgaaacttgcatgaaatgatcctgacatggtcccgacaaagtgttgttatttttcgggtcgatccgaaatccaagatggccgccacagccgccatcttgaaaacacattttgaacttcttctcaagttctgcctatgtgatttggctgaaacttgcctgagatgatcctgacatggatcgacaaagtattgttacatctctggttgatcccaaattgaagaaggctactatgacactatatctaattaatttcctacatgttaaggcccttgggcctcttgtttgaaataaaatttgttgaaggaaatggaaaatgatcctgacatggtcctgacaaagtgacaccatacgaaattaattttactattgccaaggtagtcagatgaccgttaaggccctttgggcctcttgttagtatTAATGTACTATTTATGGTCTTTGCGCGGGAAGAAAGCCTGAGATTAGCTTATCTTGGACTAAATGATTGATCTTATTTTGAGCTtgttaaaaaattgttttgtttgatttgtgaTATATAAATTGCAATGCCAAAACTCAATGCCAAATTATCAatcaaatctttgaaaaattTCTCTGTCTATTGCTACAACTGAATATCTGGGCCCAGTTGTTCACAATCAGGCTTATCAAagatttatattgtatacataattCAACAGTTCaggataatttatttttactatAAAGTGTACGCTTGCCATGTATCCTTGCCTGATTTAATATGCATGGAAACAGTTATCAGTTTATACCCATATATACTGGTGAGCAACTCTGTATTTCTGTTATAAGGTTGTGTTATATACCAATATGTAACAGCACATGATTTTATGATAAATCTAATCACTGCCGCTGTCAGGGAACAAACTCGGGACTTCTGGATTACTCTGACGCTCAACCCATTGAGCTAAAAAGACGTTCTCTCTCGCCGAGCGGTATATTTCGGCTAGCAtattcaccagggttacatataCATCTAATTATTTccataagttatatatatatatgattaggAAACAGAAATAATTGTATTAACTTACAGCTGaatagaaatataataaaatataagtgTTTGTGGTTGAATCTCTTCAGaagcatatatatacagaatataaatatgtaaacatgagCCCAGAAATATCAGTGTACctgttgtatatataacatatacaatatatacctgGAAACGGTCTTTCCTGTAAACAGTAAGATAGTGTTACGCAGCATGTATTTGTTAATGAGTACTATATTATTCCGCATAATAAGatttttattgtattaattaaCAACACTAAGTATTAGTTTTCCATTTTATGTAGGTTTAGATTTTActgaaaattgtttttaataagtTGGTTTACTAGAAGAAATTAATGAGATTAATTTATCTGATTTTTCGATCAGATTAATTTGCTTGCCAGCTTAAAGTACTAGTATGTACATATTTGAGTGGCATGTGAACTGGGTCTGTTGTTTACAAATTACTGATAACAATGCTTATCTATAAGTAATgacatacacattatatatatgagatTAAGATTAAATATTTAAGAGATTATTTTGTACTCATTCACCCCTTATTCCACATTTGAATTCTTCTATTTCTTAGACTAGAATGgttcattatgaaaataaaggGGAAGAGTTAAATTACCAGTTTTCTTCTCTGGCAAATTGTTGATAGCCTTCCATTTGTGAGTTATGACTTATTTATTCACAATGAGCAACTTCCACATTATCTTAATTTCTGATTTTAAAGACTAATATGTTAAATTTATATGTTCAAATATGAGATGAAAAGTTCGCACATGGAATTTTATTAGGTGGAGTGTGTTGGCACTAACAATTTCTCTATAGGTGTTTCATTGATAAGTAAATGCAATGTGCTGTCTAGATCTGTGGAGAACGTTTTGGAGGAAAttaaatgtttgtgttttaaggTTTATTTACGTGTATGTATACACCTATGGTGATTTTAACATGTGTTGGGCTATGGTGTTTGAGGGAGAAACAGGATAAAAAACCAGACTTAGGCTATAGCTAGTTTTCCCACTTATGACCTCAAACTTTCCACCTATTCAATTAATTTAAGTAGCTATTGGAACAATGTCAGGCAAAAGGTAGTTTTATAAATTGTCATTAGATTAGATAATTTTAAGTAGAAATGGTAGGTAATATCAAATTTATAtgaatacagaaaaaaacaccaagGCCCATTTGGGAatactcatcctcgatactccaggtgttaATATCACTtatgggtgatcgggtggtgtagtggttaagccgctcgccttcacctagccggccggggttcgatccccgacACGGacatgaaaaggtcaggggtcacctgcccaatcacgtgggttttctccaggcactctggtttcctcccatactaagacccctcgcacgcttacatccgggccattgagagtgatttacataagttgtataacttgtttctcactcgatgtaaaatgaataaagtttatattttatgtcatattCACTTAAtgtcaatgatagtaacccctggtgtATTGAGGATGGAGAATACTTCGAGATTATAAAATTTGTCAATCACTGACTGTGTGTGTTAATATAAGCTTATCAGTATTAATTGTTTAAGTCGGattccaaatattttttttagttttaactgtatatattatatctttAGAAATCTCTGTTGTCATTTTTTAGGTAAGAaggttaattttaaaatattcttcgtatttattcttttattcGTTTTTGGAGAGACATTTAAAGAGGTTTGATAAATGAagcaaaatgaaaacattggttagattctcaaaaaaaaatattttccagaAAATTTAGATAGTCACTACACATTATTGACGTGGTAATCAGTTTTAACTGACTTCATGAAAAGTTACTTCAAACAGTACTTGAAATTTATAGATGTTcgatttttaaacaataaatatataattaggGTGCAACTCAATGTTTCTcttaaagggaggtaactcctacATGATTTTGTTTCTGTCTCTTCCAATCCCTCCTCTTATAAGCAGCATTATCTGTTCCAATGGTgtagatatttttgttttgtgccATACCTTGTGTTGTATATGTGTTCATAAATGGtgctttttatttaaattatttgctGACAGTCGCTACCAATATAGAAATGATCCTTGATCTCAAACAGATCAAACTCAATTTCATAATTGGGCAACTAAAAGCTTAGAATAGCTACATAATACAGAATCAGATCTTTTAATCTACTTTAATTTGCCCAATCCAATCTTGCCAAATTATATGCCAAACTAAAAGTGTGAGTAATTCAATAACTTGATCTTTGGGTGACTTTGATACAAAAAAGAACTCCATTTGTCATTTCTATTATGTAAGAGACTGTCAGCTCCCACTGCCCTatcaaaatgattattttattttatgagaAAATGGTAGATTTTACCATGTATAATTTATACAGAAACTAATCAAGATTTTGATCAATATTATTAGTCACAGCTTCTAGtcttttattgaaattaaaccaTTAAGTTCTGGAGTTTTTAAGTTTTTCAGTCAATTTTTAGGTATTTGCATGCATAATATTGTGTAACATAGATCTGTTTAAAACTTTACTGTATAATAAAAGGAACTCTACAGAAATacttaatatttgtttttgttatatcaGCAATATATGTTCACATTCGTATTGTACTCCACATGGACACATACTTTATTcttgacctacatgtatataccaataagcgcccatgtccctataagcgcccctcccctctTTGAGGTCACATTTCAATTGCATAAGATCAGAACTGTATAGGTTTCCAATAAttttaagcaccttttcatttttgcaattttttaaaccccctgggcgcttattgagTCGATATGgtatgtaaaaataattaacttctCTAATGTTGTCCTAGCTGACTGATCAATTTCTATGGCAAATGCCTTAGAAGACAAGACATTATACAACACCTAGCAATAGGCAGATTCATATAATCAGTTAACCAGTAACTATACATCTTTAAGGCAGTTCACAAGTGTATGGGGTCAACTGCCCAACCATGTGGAATTTCTATATTATCCACAATGTAAGACACATATAGTAAGCCTACCATTATAGGGTTTGTACCAGTTGTGCTGAATATGGTACAGCATCATCTAATGGAACATGTTTTTCAAGATGTTTAATGATCCTGTCTGTTGAAAGGATGGCAAGCCAGATAAACCAAGGTGGTTCTACACAAAGGATGatctatttcaaataaaaaaacaacaaaacattggtatgtttctgataaaaacttaatatttTCATGCATGTTGGATATCAACCTTAAAAAGGTTTTATAAAAagttaatattgaaataatatatatttattctctGTGATTGTCAACAAAAAGAGCATTTCAGTGACAAAAAATGATCCAAGTTGCACTCCAGGAAAACTTCAGGAAATGAACCATTTGTACCATATCAATATCATCATAGTCAGCATTCTTGATTCCCTCAGTTTGAGAATCTAGTAACAAAATTCAGCTGAGAAAGTCTtttcaacaacttagggtcttgTGGACTGTCTACTAATAATTGACTATATATCAGGATAAATTTATGCTTTGGGGTACTATctacgtctaaaaatggtccaTGGGTATTCtgtatggcaagccaagttacttaTTATTCTATTAATTTCGATATCAGAATTGAAATTTCCGATATCGAAATCCCCTACATTTCTTATATCGGGGATTCTAATTCCTATTTCGGAAATCCTAATTCCgttaaatttctttttttgaTATCAggaattagaaaacaattttcCATATCAGATATTCTAATTCTCGATATGTGAAATTCTATAtccgatatcagaaatagaATTTCCGATGATGGAAATTCAGTTTCCGATACATATAGGCAATaaaatttccgatatcgggaaatAGAATCTCCCATATCGGAAATTCGGAATAAAGAGTAACTTGGGTTTCCATAACACTGGTGGGTCCAAATTGACGTACAGTAATAAACTGTAACTATTTCTCAGATTCATGTGTTTTTCTTTACGTCATATGGTCGAAAATACGTTCTGGTCCAGTTAGCCGACAATAACCCACCTTAGAATCAGGTATCAGAGGGttcaattttgtattaaatCTTATGGAACGAATTGtagaatatttcatgttttatgaGCCTTTTGAGAGCATTTGTGAACAAAAAAATGTAACGAATATTGTAGAAAATTCCATGTTTTGTTGGCCTTTGAGAATATTTGCGagcaaaaaaaaagttatatcgAAAGAGTGtcttaattaaaatttacagGGGTACTTGCAGACAATCTAAACAGCATACCTTCTGTAACATCATTACCCAAacgttgagttcttcagggtgacgTCCTGTAGCCAGCGTTCTcctttaaataatataaatcgGAAAGTTcctttttacatttttcaaagGAACTACAAACCCTTTAGAAATTAATGACATCAGGCTACATCCTCGGCcattatttaattctaccaaGGCGTTTTAACACCTGTGTACTTAACGACTTATTTTTTGCGTTCCTTACTCCTTTCATTTCTTTGAACTATTCTCCCATTAGATGATGGAAATTGTTCGCATAATGATATTTGTTAGGGAAAATGTTTAACAGGATTGCagtgtacatataaatatatttactctTTAGCATCAAATGCGTTTACGTATTTCAAGATCATTTCATTTCGGGTACTGTTCGCATGTAAATTCAAGTTACATTATCTGATgtcggactatcgggccttcggactatcgggccttcaGACTAACGGGCTTTCGGACTATTGGGTCAAAGGCGGTAATCATTATACATTATTACACATGTTTGTTTCTGATCTGACGGACCATggaataaatatcaatatggGAGAGCAATTCAATATACTCTGAcattacagtgtatatttagAGTCAGACAATTCTGAATATTAAGTTCTTAACCAGGCAAGGATCGACAGTTTTGTACAACTTTAAACGAACAGTAGTGTTAACGTTACTGTTTGAGAATAGGTTATAAACGGTTGATATCAATAGACGTATTGCACGATTGCGTCCGCAACTGGACCTACCTGAGTGTCATAGACCATTTTAATGATCTGagctaactacatgtatgtcgcTAGTAAGACCAAAGTTATAAATAATTGTaagtatttcatttatttattttataaaggtTTTCTAAGACCATAGTCTTAAATTCGATAACGTTTCCTAAATTCAACAAACACACCAGTGTATTTCTGAAAAGGGATATATTCAGAGTCCCTCTGCTCAACACTTCAGCAACTTCGGACATCAGCAAGTCTTACTTTCGGAACCTCTTGCGGGTTTTCACAATCAATTATTCGGAACAAAGCTTGGGAGATTTATCGAGTGCGTTAGCCAAGGTGCCTATCGTCTTATCGGTAAAGTGCCTATGTGGATCACAATATGTATCATTGGGGACATTGCGAAACACGTCCATGACTCAATTCActttcatttcaatattttatcatcCATAAACACATAGTCCTTCTACACATTGAACAGTGAGTCGCTGTTAGTCACCCGTCCCGTGTCGCCACTTCCGCTTAAACATGTTCATCGAAAAGAATATCGGTAAGCAAagtacttttgttaaaagtctgaagtgaaaaataaatttgtattaACGGTCACCTGCCGATGGTCTGCCTACAATCTAAACTGATGTTAATAGGTATATCAGCTGTGCCTAAGAATATGTATGACGCTTAAGCTTGTGTGTGCTGAACAGTAGAACTATGTATGACTTTATGTGTGCCCAACCCTTTACTTGGCATTAATAGGATCAATTTAAATAGGAATGTCAATATATAGAAGTACTAAACCTCACGAGGGTTGTGGTCACTGGGGCGTGTTGGGTCGGGTATACATGACACACACGCACATACTGGTACCGGGTATATAGGCCTACATACCAAGTGTGTGTTTCACAATGGCCATGGCTGTGTATTTGAGTGAAGCGTAACAAGTATGATCATGTCTCATTGGGTATTGATTGCCCAGGTATAGACACACATACACAAGTCGATCACAGCCATGTTGGAATATCGTTTTAAATAGTTCATACCTGTGCGagagaaacatttttttacataatttataatgAGTTAATATAATAATCAAAATTCGCGCTAGATGTGTTAACCACTTTTTTGAAAAGGTAAGgtttaatttatttacaatttttaattcTCATGTTGTAATCTTTTCCTTGAATTGTACATTTCAACCGTGTGAACATGGGGAAAGTTGAATTCACCAAAATGATTGCTTATATAACTACACGACCAAGAACTGTTTATGTGTGTTATAAATAACATAAGCTACGCTATAATCTGTGTCTATTTTAAGTACATTCAGTATACCACATACTCGTATCATACTAGTGCTTTCGCCGTTGCTAAGCTGTGAGCACAACAATCTAACAGCTATTTATACGAATATCAAAGGCGTTCAATCATACTTGTTAAGACTCAGTTCAGTGCATGACTACGCTAATTGTGTTTTCCATTATAAAGACTAAGTTAATATTCATTCAATAAATTTTCCTTCTGGATAGTAgattgttttactgtaattttttgtattttcaagtAAACCTTTTTTAAGATTATCATATTTAAATTCTCTATTAGAAATATGAAAGGCATTCAAGATTGACACTTATATCTTAATGGTTTTAACCTTGTTCTCAAGTCATATCATGATCAATTCTACATTGCTTTTATGTACTATAtattaatgttacatttatatacacataatGCTAATTTTATTTACCCACGCTTACATATATTTACCGGTACCTT of Argopecten irradians isolate NY chromosome 7, Ai_NY, whole genome shotgun sequence contains these proteins:
- the LOC138328553 gene encoding beta-1,4-mannosyltransferase egh-like; this encodes MKFIHYSSFLHLFVLCILFIILTIFIVMAGAFGPGMWQKFDPYSAYGKWPTILMYIMRFLTLVPLPLSICNFLGVVMFNTFPEKPKVKSSTLFGPFLCFRVVTRGTFPELVRKNVSRNIAICSELGLDNFIFEVVTDTGINLTKSSRTREVVVPAGYQSVKGCLYKARALQYCLEDNVNVLSDSDWIIHLDEETLLTESCVIGIINFINDGDYSFGQGVITYANEEIVCWITTIADLVRVGVDYGIIRYTLKYLHKPLFSWKGSYVVANVAAERKITFDFGTEGSIAEDCFFALSAWREGYKFGFIEGEMWEKSTFSCMDFIRQRKRWVQGIIMVLLSRQIPARNKFGISVMVLSWLVMPITVPNLVLVPLCPLPMPNIINFLCGFMGGVMLFLFVFGAVKSFNYRRTGLLKFLFLCICPILLMPVCIVLETCAVTWAIISQKQGGFHIVKKETSPSRIEV